In the Pygocentrus nattereri isolate fPygNat1 chromosome 19, fPygNat1.pri, whole genome shotgun sequence genome, one interval contains:
- the socs6b gene encoding suppressor of cytokine signaling 6b: MKKISLKTIRKSLNIKGKDEKAVEYAVSQPDLSAGFPAEDSLYGGCYSKERMGRDLEGEEVKGSKSRAKSESLMGTLKRRLSAKQKPKVKGSSPSVCSIDDDTFSSSSAPVAFGDLKSQHSSRSTSLRSHHYSPTPWPLRPTNSEETCIKVGAKVKALIHSSGSSPVLNGIRKDFLELQREGLFEESSGSFKDSTPQNGDVHLEMDDHVPVVIGLAAQDYIQYTMPLDDGLYPEEGSRSFCLDGTSPMDVVPQTEGCSLQVDEEPIEHDLLSPDIFMEPSVNRLLLSTANALLQGSRLETPLPPLLPQVPRGQLPRSLSGLDDAHSQVAESVIHHLSFDPSSAPGVRRVYDAVQSSGPMVVTSLTVELKKLAKQGWYWGPITRWEAEEKLTDLPDGSFLVRDSSDDRYLLSLSFRSQGKTLHTRIEHSNGSFSFYEQPDVEGHTSIVDLIDNSIRDSENGAFCYSRSRLPGSATYPVRLTNPVSRFMQVRSLQYSCRFVIRQYTRIDLIQKLPLPNKMKDYLQEKHY; the protein is encoded by the coding sequence ATGAAGAAAATTAGTCTCAAGACAATAAGAAAGTCGTTAAACATCAAAGGGAAAGACGAGAAAGCTGTGGAGTATGCCGTGTCCCAGCCGGACCTGTCTGCCGGGTTCCCTGCAGAAGATTCTCTTTACGGAGGCTGCTATAGCAAGGAGCGCATGGGCAGGGACTTGGAAGGCGAAGAGGTGAAAGGATCCAAAAGCCGCGCCAAAAGCGAGAGCCTGATGGGAACGCTGAAGAGGAGGCTGTCTGCGAAACAGAAACCAAAGGTCAAAGGGAGTTCGCCGTCCGTTTGCTCCATAGACGACGACACGTTCTCCTCGTCGTCGGCGCCCGTCGCTTTCGGAGACCTCAAATCGCAGCATTCTTCCCGCTCGACGTCTCTTCGAAGCCACCATTACAGCCCCACGCCGTGGCCCCTCAGACCAACAAACTCGGAGGAAACGTGCATCAAAGTGGGCGCCAAGGTGAAGGCACTGATCCACTCCTCGGGGTCCAGCCCAGTGCTCAACGGCATCCGGAAGGACTTCCTGGAGCTCCAGAGAGAAGGGCTGTTTGAAGAATCCAGTGGCTCCTTCAAAGATTCCACGCCACAGAACGGTGATGTGCATCTGGAGATGGATGATCACGTGCCTGTAGTCATTGGTCTCGCAGCTCAGGATTACATACAGTACACGATGCCTTTAGACGACGGACTTTACCCTGAGGAAGGGTCGCGCTCTTTCTGCTTGGATGGCACTTCACCCATGGACGTGGTGCCGCAGACGGAAGGATGTTCTCTTCAGGTGGATGAGGAACCCATTGAGCATGATCTTCTTTCACCAGATATTTTCATGGAGCCTTCAGTCAACAGGCTTCTTCTGAGCACTGCAAACGCCTTGCTGCAAGGCTCTCGGCTTGAAACCCCTCTTCCCCCATTGCTACCTCAGGTTCCTCGGGGCCAGCTCCCCAGGAGCCTTTCTGGATTGGACGATGCGCATTCTCAAGTGGCAGAATCGGTCATTCACCATCTTAGCTTTGACCCCAGCTCGGCCCCAGGGGTCCGGCGGGTTTATGATGCGGTCCAGAGCAGCGGGCCGATGGTGGTGACCAGCCTTACGGTGGAGCTCAAGAAATTGGCCAAGCAGGGATGGTACTGGGGCCCCATCACTAGATGGGAAGCTGAAGAGAAATTAACCGACCTACCGGACGGTTCCTTCCTGGTCCGAGACAGCTCCGACGACCGGTATCTCCTCAGCCTGAGCTTTCGCTCGCAGGGCAAGACGCTCCACACGCGGATAGAGCACTCTAATGGCAGCTTCAGCTTCTACGAGCAGCCGGACGTTGAAGGCCACACGTCCATTGTGGATCTTATTGATAATTCCATCCGAGATTCGGAAAATGGAGCCTTCTGCTACTCCAGGTCGCGCTTACCTGGGTCAGCCACTTACCCTGTCAGACTGACCAATCCCGTTTCACGGTTTATGCAAGTGCGATCGCTCCAGTACTCGTGCCGCTTCGTCATTCGCCAGTACACGCGGATAGACTTGATCCAGAAATTGCCTTTACCGAACAAAATGAAAGATTACCTACAAGAAAAACACTACTGA